One Ctenopharyngodon idella isolate HZGC_01 chromosome 3, HZGC01, whole genome shotgun sequence genomic window, tactttttgaattctCGCACCAGGAACATTACAAGTCGACACTATTATGACTataagtttgctaagaagtatttcctactaaagcaaggtggtatttgactctggtaagcGTATCCATAACAGACTAGTGGGAGTGGCCTTGAAcacccagtgcattatgggaagTTTTCTCTGAAGTCAAGTATCACCGATTTTAAATTTTTTCACCTTTCTCCTGCATAagcagccaagttttattggAAGCCCAATTTGCCAGTGGTGAAGTACCCCTTTAAGGCAGTTATCCCCTACTTGAAGATGCAGTAACTATTGTAACCATTATGTGTGTATCTGAGCAGGCCCAGCTCATTCAGATGGTGGTATGGATGCTCCAGCACCGGCTGCTGTTTCAGATCCATACGTATGTTTATCTGATGGTCCCACCCATCGAGGAAGAGCCTGGTCTGCGGGAGGAGGAGCCACCCCTTGTCGCACGTGTTACAGGCCGAAGTCTGAGCACGCCCAGTGCCCTGAGCTTCGGCTCTCCCAGTATGCAACCCAATTAACTACAacaccacacagacacacacttgaGAGTAGAGACGCccttttaatcaaataaagtCTCAGCagtttctcattttctctctgCAGCAAGTAGCGATGACATGACCCTGACGAGTCCCAGTATGGATAACTCCAGCGCTGAGCTGCAGACCGGAGGAGACTCTCCTCTCAATAAAAGAATGACGGAAACTCTTCTGGCCAGCCTGACTGAACATGAGCGGCAGGCCATCCTCTGTGTCCCAGCGGCGCAGAACCCAGAGGATCTACGCTTGTTTGCCAGGTgacagagtgtttttttttttttttaatctcaaacCTGACTTTGTTCTGAACAGTAGGTAGGTTTTCGTGCACCCATTTTCATTAATCAGAATGAATCCAGTCTAATTTCTTATTCTGAAAGTTGCATTTATATGAACCCTAAACACTGCTACAGTACCACCAGTATAAATGTAGTTTTTGCCTTGATGACACATTTAACATGAAAGCTGACATGTGTcaaaagagctttttttttatttatttattttttttataaaagcaactATTTAGTAAATATTCAGTCTCATTCACTGaccagggctgcgtttcccaagagcattgtaagcctaagtAGATAGTAGAACCATTGGTCTCTAtgattaaagaggacctattatgccccttttacaagatgtaatataagtctctggtgtccccagaatgtgtctgtgaagtttcagctaaaaataccccacagatcatttattatagcttgtcaaatttgcccctatttgggtgtgagcaaaaacacaccctttgtgtgtgtccctttaaatgcaaatgagctgttgctccctgcccgctttccagaagagggtggagctttaataGCTTGTGCTTCGGTTGATGAttgagaaacgcagcccagTCGTAAGATGCGAGacgtaaataaatatatgcacattTATAAGATGTAAAACGTAAATATGTGTATCACGACACTGCATTTGTGCACATGGTATTTTTAAATCCAATTGAGAAAATAGTCAGATTCAAGTGTTTACATATACTTTTCCTGTTTAGTGGATTATTTAAGGTTTACATCACCCCTTCCAATTCAATCAAGATTTCTATTTGGATTGAATGAGgtgtttacattataaatgGATTATTTGCATGCATATAAATGTAGATATTGTCTTGTTGTCTTTCTTTAGGCTGCTGCATTACTTCAGAGGCCATCATCACCTGGAAGAGATCATGTACAATGAGAACATGCGTCGCTCGCAGCTGAAAACTTTATTCGACAAGTTTCGCAGTGTTTTAGTGATAACCAACCATGAGGACCCCATCATCTCTCTGTTTCAGTCGCCACCAGAGTAATAGATCATTCAGCTCGCCATGAGTCTGAGAACGGTGTGACGTGTTTGCTCATCATCAGTGGCTTAAATAACCTAAATCAGGAGAAAAATGCTTTCAGctgcaacaaaataatgaccTGCTCGGTTTCAGAAGAGGCTTATGGAGTGAGTCTCGCATAATCTACTGTATATAACTGCATTGACCAAAGATTTTTATGTTGTCATGATTTTACCTCATATGtggttgattttaataaatgattcaGGGGTCGTGATGTGCGGTTCATCCTTGGGCAGCCATTAAATGGACTGTTTAAGTATTCCATCCAAGCATCCCCTATTTTGATATCGTTCCCTGATGTGATATATCATCTCCTCAAGCAAACAAGACCAAAAACACATGCCATGATGGTAATTCCAGACCATAAGTCTGCATGCCCTGAAGACTCCAGTGCGGAGAAACACAGAATTGTAATTGCTACAAAATGGTGCAAAATAGTTTTCCAAACATCTGTAAAATCGATAAGCACCAGGAATAACAAgactatttattaaataaacatgctgttacaaaaacagacatgttcAGAAATCAAACGCCAAAAAATGGTTCATTCAAATGTGACAAatctcattatttactcaccctcatgttgtcccaaacctgtaagaccttcgttcatcttcgaaacacaaattaagatattttcgatgcaatccgagaggtttctgaccaaaaataatgactttattcccACTCTCCCATGTCAGtttcctacgctgtttacgttgtatagacagtgctgcacttccgggttctacgtcagaacgccgactccgtattggccgatgctgtaGAAGCGACGAGgatgcactgtctatacaacgcAGACTGACATGGGAGAGAAGAAATTTtggaataaagtcattatttttgttttgtttttgcgcacaaaaagtattctcgtcgcttcataaaattaaagttgaactactgcagtcatgtcgaatattttaactatgtctttactacctttctggaccttgacatTTTGAATGACATTACTCTGTATAAGGAGGTCagaaaactctcggatttcaccaaaaatatcttaatttgtgttccgaagatgaatgaaggtcttatgggtttggaacaatatgagggcgAGTAAGTAATGAGaattgacatttttgggtgaaataaccctgaAAATTACTGGTAAATTATTGGTGAACGGCTTAATCTTCAGTGTTTTGCTCACATTATCACATGGCTTTAGAAGACTTATAGTATATAGATAATACTATATACAACAGTATATAGAGAATATAAAGCACAAGCCATGAACCACTTTATGATGCTTTGATGGTCATTTTTTCTAGCTTGACAGTCtttggtcaccattcactttaattatatggaaaagagcagcttggacattctgctaaacttctccttttgtgttctacagaataacaaaaaaaaaatctataaaagtttggaatgacatgaatgatgacagaatttaaattttcgattgaatatccctttaaaaacatttaatcacTGAACAACATGAAGACCTTTCAGGAGACTGTCTTTTCCGTCTCATTGGAGGACTGTGAGTGCATCTGACGCTCTGCGTCTCTGTTCAGCACGCTCACACATGGGTGTCCTCTCAGGTAGAAGCGAAGCGGTTTGGTTGCCCATTCCCCATGAGACTCAACTCCGATCCGATGGGCCGACACCACCTCTCCAGCAGGAACAGTCTCTTGCTCCGAGTCCCTCTCAAGCCACATCTCGGTATCAGTGGCCAGATCCCTGCGGTCGAAGCAGCGCTGTATATCTAGCGCTTGGCACAACTTGGACGGGCCATTGCAGAGCTCTTTGTCCTTAAGGTTTTTGGCTCCAGCTTTGCGTTTGGCTGCACGCAGGCCCCTCATGACGTCCTGACCGCTCAGAGGCTccagagaacgcaaaagcacgGCCGCCCCCTcccctgcacacacacatagtagAGTAGTTAGCAAGGCTCCTTGCTGTCTCCTTCCTGTTGGCTTGTGTCTGAGTGCATATGCTCCAACCTTTCTCTAGGTTTATATAATGTGCCAACTTAACCTATAATGAGAAACAGTTGGAgagaagcaaaacaaaacacttgtTTCTTGCATAACTAGCGGTTAGGGATCTGTGGTTACAGCCTTCCGGCTCCATCTCCTGTAAAGCCTTATTcctatgtgtgtgtggtcaATTAGAGTGGATTTTGGAGCCTCACCTTGGCTGGAGACGTTCATGCAGAGGTAGATGCCGTAGATGGGATAGACATAGATGGTCCCAGGCTTCATGAACATTGCAGTGTTCCTTTCTGTGCGTTTTCCCCCCGCTGAGTGGGACGCCTTGTCCTCCCCACCCAAATATGCTTCGGTTTCCACAACCCTTCCTCTGAGCTCAGTGCCATCAGTTAGCTTCCTCACCAACACCTTATAAACACAGAAACCAGATTTCACACTCTTTCCTACAAAAACAGTGATCTTATGTCCAGCAGGTGGTGCAAATGTGCCAATAAATTCTATCGACTGAGACACATTAGACTGAGTTGGTGCTGGCTAATGATACCTAAAATCTTGTTGCTTTTTGAGCAAAGGTGTGCTATTATTTTTCTAAACGATTGGATCTATGATTGTTTTTGATAGTTTATAAAATGGgcaaaaagttcaaaagtttggggtcggtaaggctcaccaaggcttcatttatttgaccaaaaatacagtaaaaatagtaatattgtgaaatattattgcaattttgaaaaaaaaaaaatatatatatttctttatattaaaaaatatatatttcaatataatttaattcctgtgatggtaaagctgaactttcagcatccttactccagtcttcagtgtcacatgatccttcagaaatttttctaatatgatgatttgatgctgaagaaacatttattattattattatcagtgttaaaaacagtcatgctgcttcatatttttgtgaatgtttaaaaaataaaaacagcatttatttgaaataacattataaatgtctttacttaaacttttgaacgataatgtacatttttaaataatttgaaataattacTATTTCttagaaaatataattaaaatagtttgtgtttattaacatttaacaaataatattaatatttaataataattaacttttctcttttacatttttttttatgacaaaacaaggttagttcaggttgtaaaatgtcatagGATGCGAATCCCCAAAAACTTGATAttcattgatttaaaaaaagttttagtttgaattatttttttattttttttaacattaatttaatgtttaaaatgataaaatatatttaaggtgtaagaaaaatatatgaCATTATATTTTTAGAGTCATGTAAACTACAAAGTTTTTCGAAACCATACCAAACTAACATGAATGCAAAGTGCACACTTCTATGAACTTGGCAGCTAAACCATGATAGAAAACCACTAACACAATGTGCTAAAATACCtcagaacactctagcatcTTTGCAACACCTTTAGCACAGGCAAGCAACACTAACATTTACTTGTTCTAGTTCACCAACCCACATTTCAACACTCTGATTAATGGCTATAAATGAACAAGATGATGCttccatatatttataaagtaattactGGTGCCCATATAAAAGAGCAGTAGGCAAATACTGCAGTAGTTCTAAAGTCTGTGTTCAATCAAAGTGGGTTCATCTGGTTCACTTATCCTTTGAAAGACTGCttaaaatgtgctaaaaaaGATGCTACAGCCAGTCAAGCAGGGAAGTAGAGCAAATGCAAGGCCACTGTAAATGATATTTATGCAGTAAGCGCAACAGAGTGTGAAGGCCACAAGTGTCACCTTCTCTATTCTAGCTGCAGGCTGTCACGCTGGACGAGTGCTTGGTCACATCAAGAAACCTATTATGGGTCAGACCGGATACCCTTCAACATGATAATGGCTTTTCATGCTTCTCATTACACTCTTTCTATTTACACACTGGtaaactgaaaacaaacaagGGCATACTTTGTGCTGGTTAACTGAACCTGAAACTCTGCACTGCCATGCAATGATGTGGCTAATTTTCTGGTATTTCAGCAGCCttctttccattttaaacctcattaaaatgcaaattagGCCTCTCTCTGTCCGTTCGAGTCTATTCTGTGCTCTGGATTCAAAAGCTTTCTGCATTTAACTCCGTCATTCAAATGGTTCCATGAGGTTAAGCTGTACTTCAAGTGTTCGCACACTACTGAGTGAATCAGCGTGGCACAATTGATATGCTGTTTACATTCTAGTCAGGGAGTCATTAAAAAACTCTGCCTAGAAGCCAAAGTGATTCTTAACTTTATATCTAAAAGCACCACGTTAAGGTCACcattaaatcaaaatggacaattcttaatGGAATAtagcagtgtttattataaatgatttatccatgtacatcattatcttttttttcattattattattattcatgtgccctcataatctttaatcaaaataacttctcccTCTTGcggcaacatctcttctctgatgacgtgtttactggcgtgagggcggagcaacctgtcactcgcatgagatccaccaatagcaaaccacaaccatccaatcaattctcaatggacaaaattaagtcccgccctacattttttcttgtttaagaagccgtttcactcagctATATGTCACATTAGGGAAGAAAAGAATATCACAACTTGTTTCATGCcgattttaacacattttatgcACATTATTTACTAGCTCCAACACAATTTTGTGgcattacaaaacattttcttcCATCAAGTCAGAATTGGGCTTCTGAACCCTGAATCTCTTGCCAAGGAATGAGTATGTGCTTGGGGTGTTGCTCATTTCTGGGTGTCACTTCATGATTTCATCACAGTTTCTgtgaataattttttacaggcttggggtaatttttctGTCTTTTGACACGACAGGGCTCAGGATTACACTCTTAACCCTTTCCTTCATACTCtatgatggaaataaaatatatgatgaTGCCATTTCTGACCATTTGAATGTAAATGAACTAATATTAAGTTAAACATATAATGCAGGAATCTCAggaatcagtcccaggaatggtGCCATTTATGTACCATCTGCATCCCCATGATATACTGTTGATATAATTAACAATACAAAATGTCCCAAATACTAGATTTTCGAAGGCTTTAACTCAGTTTAGTAATGCAAATGACATTTAATAGAGCATTTTATTGTTATATGTGGGTCactgacgaataaggtttttaagtgtgtaaaaaacataatggagatataactaattttgcagttttattaagtgttaacaatgagattatgtggtttttataatcaataaacactgcttttggacaaaatttgaccaaaaaagtcattcggtttaaccaacgtttcggttttactgaatgatgatattttcaaacaatgctaacaggctgatatctatctatctagttggcaaaatgacaataaaacatttaatatttagtacaagtttttaaaatattacaacattttccatgttttatagcggttgtaccgaatgacctgatgtttcgggacatgcgtatgagcaagtgaaaacacaGATTTTTCAGATAGTTAAGAGaaagttagttactttgcttcatgaccatgtgatcctgtgcaggtgtctgaatgatgtcacatcctgtcacatgatactgaccgcatgacttgatctaaaatggtccctttatattggtaactctgaatgacatcaatgaaattcattttttcggACATTATTTCTCGTAaaaaagcaacgacttctacacataattttaataccattttgcactatgttgatatatgatgttataaaatcatgccagaataaaaaatatatacatttatttaattttaagatattttaatcacaaatgaaatggctgtattggcctttggacggttaaaccgaatgaccttttgacacttcaaagtatttaaaatacctttttatatgtagcaaactataattaaaaccttttggattcaataaaagagatctactaccttacatactttggatgtcatatctttgttttttattattattaaggcctttggacagaaaaatgacccatcacgtcattatatataggctatattttattctaattcagctttattttaatgagAGAAAACGATTTTTAATAGATTTAGTTATCAATAACAACAACGCCTGACACTTTAGGAACGTTCAGCAGTAATTTTTTCACACGAGATGATTCCTGAGGTTGGACCCTTACCTCAGCTTACCTTGCCGAGAAAGGCCTTCGCCAGATCAACGCAGGGCTGGTGGAAGAAGCTGTCACTCAGTCTGACAGGGGCTTTCATTGAGAAATAGGGGCTGAGATTATGATGATGATCCAGGGTGTTGGTGTCAGACTGACACTGAATGAGTCTCTTGAGAGGTTCACCATCAGCCCGATCGCCGGCAGATTCTGACTGATGTAATGATGATTTCTTTCTCTTACGTGTTGtcattataaatattacaaaatattaagctaTAAATATTTTCCCCAAACCACAAGTTTGTAAcgaactttctttttttttcttctaaaatactaaataaaataagaccAAAAAGCACGCGAGATTAACGTCGTGTAGGCTAACTTACTCATGTATGTTTCATGTCGCTTTTACAGTTCGATAACTGCTACATATTTCTATTTGCGCAGATTATTTTTAGTATAACTGCggtcttgaagaaaaaaagacttaAGACATACTGTCGCTTTTGTGTTTAGAGGATGTATATTGAATACGGAGTTGCAGCAGCTTTAATGAATTCATTCAGTTCATTTTCAGCAGCCCGGGTTTGTTTACTTTTAGCACTCTGGGGCAAAGCACTCTGGGATACTTAAAGGGCCAGTGGCGTTTGTGTGATATTTGGTTGTAGGATAACTGAGTTGTtggtttttagttgttttgatTGATCTTCGGATGACATAAGGTGCAAATATTTTTCCCACTTCTCTCACAAAAGTTTTTCACCCAAAGAACTGAGTATAACTTTTGGTAATGATTCAAATAATGTACAGTCACATGGGACATGCCACCGAGATCTATTTAGGTGCATGAGCACCAccaacacaatctcatggcaattcataactattttacgTAATTCTTATGAATTAATACAATctcatttgttcattttcgTACTATCTGCTGgcaccccagtgacgggtatgtttaggggtggggttatgggtggaccttcatgcttactAATAATCATACGTTTTTGTACAcatcgtacaaattcatatgaaatcgCCACCTCATAAGTTACCAGTTACGTTTTCCTTGAGATCAGTTTGGACAGCACTGACTGGCTGAAGAACACGAACACACCTAAATTCAGTTGTTGCCTAATAGTTAGAGAGTTCGACTGGTCCCCAGTCACTccccgggcgccacagcaaaattGCTGCCTGCTGCTCCAGCTGTGTGTCCAgagtttgcagtgtgtgtgtgtgtgtgtgtgtgtgtgtgtgtgtgtgtgtgtgttcactactctcTCGTAAAAGatcataaaagaaaagaaatccaTACGAATCAatgggtttagaacaacatgaagggTGAGTAGCTAATTGATGagtgaaatttcattttttgttgatCTCTTTAAGAGCCCATCAAAAAGAATTGGGCACTGGTAAACATCTACTATAgtacaacaaaataatgttgcttgcaaaaaataaataaataaatagtcagAATACACAGATATTTTCTTATTGATCATCAATGAAAAAAGATGTTCTTTACAGATAGGGTTAACAGGGATGCCATGTTGAGATAAACATGACCAGTCGTGTCTTAAATGTAGTCAACAACAAACTCATTTTCCAGAGAAGTGGGAATGGCAGAGGATGATGCTCTCGGATCGGTTGtttagaaagaaaaatataGAATGTAATGACTCTTTTACAAATCTGAAACATTTCCACATATAGAGATATTACACAATcataatattacacaatattagtagatactacaaaaataaaagcagtcCTCAGACCAGTTAATATTGTCAGTACAGTATGTAGAGTGTATGGTGTGTAAGTCATCTATTAATGGTAACTCAGCAAAGAAATAACAATAAACTGAttttataactgaaatattaGTGTAAAATAGTTGTGGTTTAGTATattcattctttaaaaatacatttcatacTCTCTATTCCTCAAGAATGCTTGTGTTTTGTCAGCGCTCAGAGGGAGTGAGTTTCTGTGGTAAGGAAATACTCAGAAACATCTGACGAACCACCACACACATTTTAGGGTTCAGTTTAAGGTTAGAAGTAGGGTTAGGCTTCATAGCTTGAACAACATTATTTATATCAACTAATCTTTTTCCTCTGGTTTTAGGGAAACCATGACTTATATTGATTTTGATAGGAATGTTCCAGCAGTGAGGAACGTTTTAGTCACATATAGTGCAGAATGCATTATTGCTGTGGCTTTTTATGGCTAAGATATCAGATGTATACTTTTCTAAAACATTACACAGCAAATGTTCAGAGTTGGCATGACTTTAAAGGGACAGCGTGACGCGCAGTGGCTTTAATGGGACTTACAGATTCAGGCTTTAACTGAGCCACTCTCTACGGTCCCAGCATGTCTGTCATCAGTAGCAGCAGGCTGACTCCTGAACACCTGGCCGATCGCCTGCGGACGCTCCCAGAGGACACAACCACCAGCTGTAAAGTTCAGTGAGACTGAAGAACAGACGACAGAATGGACAAAAGCCTGTCCCAGGCCTCCCATCTGACTCCTCTGAAGCCCCTCCAAAGTCTTTGAAGTGCTTGCAATATGTTACTGTGCTTAGGTAAGTTCAAAATTGGGCCTAAGGATTTTTCAAAGCCTTTATCCTAGTTACTAAGCTTCTGCATGTAACTCGTCGTGGCGTTGCCTATAGTAGCCAATTGTGATAACATGTACAGGCacgcaccactcacattttcttcagaaaacgTGATCATAtatattctattatatttttctttttgacatGAAACCCAAACTCAATTCATTTTAAGGGTAATGTATGTGTTCAAGTGTATGCACTAGGATTGCCTGTTTATATTGTTGggttaaggcccattcacaccaagaactataactataaagataactatattagcgtcggacgataacgttctgtttattGCACGTGCGCGCTGCAGTTTTCGTCTGCCTCTTTAAATGCACGCGCTTAAAGCATGTTGGATTTTGATTGGCTGCAGGGTTATCCCGCgaaattgggctacttttaaacAGTTGCCACAGGTTTATTTTTCGCCCCGCGGGTTAAACGTTTGacatattgcataaaatatatttgactgaaatgcttgtattgaaatattttatattttaccaaTGATAAAACTGTGCAAGATGTTTTGTGAAGGACGACCACTGGTAAGAAGCTGTGTTTATGATCACTAACATATAGTGGTTTTCAGTTTGCATAACAGTgactgtgaaatatttatttggTATGGGAACGGCATATTTTGAGTTCTGATATTTGAAATATGGTCATTAGGCTACTTTTGGGCTATTTTTAATTTGCCAtattgggctagttttgttaCGCATACCTAGCAAGCTTGGCTATCAAtgtttatcgttcatcagcagggggaaaaaaaatagtttgaaagtgattccaaatTTCCAACGCTATCGTTCAGCCttattattttacagttaaCTTAGTTTAAAAGCGATATAGCCAAGTATTAAGTACACCTTATATAAGACAGAAACTTGTATAGCAACATTTGAGGCcttatttttcaaattgttCACGCAGGAGCACTTTAAAAGTTCTCTGCAACATCTGAAACTGGAAGATGAAAAGGCACAGTGACATACAGTAGGAAGCCACAAATAAAAGTTCATATTTGTACCTTTTCATCTTTAAAGTGTCAGCTGCCGTCATTTATAGAATCAGTCATACATGGGAAAGTCACATCAACATTTTTCTGGCTGGaaatgtataggcctattattaaTTCTGTAATTTAGTATAAGTTAAAAGACAATAAAGAATTATTTTAGGGCTATTCAAAATGCATTCAGATCCTCCCTTTGGTTTAACACTTGTAAACTTTCTATGTACTTACTGTATATCATAATGTGAGGAAACTTTTTCTTCGCTACATTGTTACATTATGTTGTTTACATTGTTGTATATACTCTTAAGAAGGTATGTTCACCTGGacagtttaatttaatgtaagAATTTAACTGACGTGATTTCATATGTGAAGTTTGGCATGTGAAATGAGAACCTTGTGATGCCATCTTAAACGACTAATCAGAGATTTCAGATAACTTTGAGGTTAAGATCTCCTACATAAACAGGAACTACTCTGTATATAAAACCATCTTGATGCCCTTCACTGCTACAGACGTCAACTAATATTTCTCTAatgcttcagaataaatttgGTCTGTTGATATAATTGTGTCTGTTCTAATGTGTTCTTTAAAATTTGAGCCTAAATACAGGAATGTATGATACATGTGTATTTTGTGATTGTTAAGCATCATGCTTTgacttttaatgtttattttttattaaatacacgTTCAGAATAAACACCTAATTTGTAAAACTGTGCCTAGAATTTAAATCAATGAAACCTGAGGgacttttatttaaagtatttctTTATCAGTTTAATAATTGTTACATTTATGGCTAACTTTTCAGGGTCTTTTCAGTTGCATGTGCTGAA contains:
- the mpg gene encoding DNA-3-methyladenine glycosylase, translating into MTTRKRKKSSLHQSESAGDRADGEPLKRLIQCQSDTNTLDHHHNLSPYFSMKAPVRLSDSFFHQPCVDLAKAFLGKVLVRKLTDGTELRGRVVETEAYLGGEDKASHSAGGKRTERNTAMFMKPGTIYVYPIYGIYLCMNVSSQGEGAAVLLRSLEPLSGQDVMRGLRAAKRKAGAKNLKDKELCNGPSKLCQALDIQRCFDRRDLATDTEMWLERDSEQETVPAGEVVSAHRIGVESHGEWATKPLRFYLRGHPCVSVLNRDAERQMHSQSSNETEKTVS